In the genome of Vicia villosa cultivar HV-30 ecotype Madison, WI linkage group LG7, Vvil1.0, whole genome shotgun sequence, one region contains:
- the LOC131619371 gene encoding protein neprosin-like, translated as MNILLIFMCLVVCITGMKIPLKEDLKIENELKVINKVPIKSFHTEFGYIVDCIDINNQPAFDHPLLINHKLQKNPSFRTTITNNRRNSVNISTKATFGLQKDKCPIGTVPIKRTTKDDLIRGKSYFTNSLVDHIHGNHYAEVLSDAERSDSFVGVYGTSSVYNVNVQNGQSSSAVMYIRNGPDSTNYIGMGWHVAPELYNDGATHLYVVWTTDNFKNTGCFNLQCSGFVQTSQKNYLGGRFVNTSVIDGRMIEMTISIVQDHETKNWWVSNENEMIGYFPASLFPDMPFLQVGWGGRTSSTQGGPSPPMGSGRFPADDKYDHASYFINIKFQYKNTNTSPEDSLIHVVSDKPNCYYAKYFEKNFAELGYALQFGGPGGNCGD; from the exons atgaatatacTACTCATTTTCATGTGTTTGGTGGTCTGTATTACCGGGATGAAAATCCCATTGAAAGAGGACTTGAAAATAGAGAATGAGTTAAAAGTGATTAACAAAGTTCCTATCAAGAGTTTCCAT ACAGAATTTGGGTATATTGTTGACTGCATTGATATTAATAATCAACCAGCGTTTGATCATCCTTTGCTAATAAATCATAAGTTACAG AAAAATCCAAGCTTTAGAACTACAATCACAAATAATCGAAGAAATAGTGTGAATATTTCAACTAAAGCTACTTTTGGTCTTCAAAAAGACAAATGTCCGATTGGAACTGTTCCTATTAAGCGAACAACTAAGGATGACCTAATCAGAGGAAAATCATATTTTACTAATAGTTTAGTTGATCATATCCATGGTAACCAC TATGCGGAAGTTTTATCAGACGCAGAACGTTCTGATTCATTTGTCGGAGTTTATGGAACAAGTAGTGTTTATAATGTTAATGTTCAAAATGGTCAATCAAGTTCGGCAGTGATGTATATTCGAAATGGACCTGATAGCACAAATTATATTGGCATGGGATGGCAT GTGGCTCCAGAATTATACAACGATGGTGCAACTCATTTATATGTAGTATGGACG ACAGATAATTTCAAGAATACGGGATGCTTTAATTTGCAATGTTCAGGATTTGTTCAAACTAGTCAAAAAAACTATCTTGGAGGACGATTCGTGAATACATCTGTCATCGATGGACGAATGATCGAAATGACAATATCTATTGTCCAG GATCATGAAACAAAAAACTGGTGGGTAAGTAATGAAAATGAGATGATTGGATATTTCCCTGCATCATTATTTCCCGACATGCCATTTCTTCAAGTAGGATGGGGTGGTAGAACATCAAGCACTCAAGGTGGCCCTAGTCCTCCAATGGGTTCTGGAAGGTTTCCTGCAGATGACAAATATGATCATGCaagttattttataaatattaaatttcaatATAAGAACACAAACACTTCACCCGAAGATTCATTGATTCATGTAGTATCTGACAAGCCTAATTGTTATTATGCTAAATATTTTGAGAAAAATTTTGCGGAACTTGGATATGCTCTTCAATTTGGAGGACCAGGGGGAAATTGTGGTGATTAA